The Thermofilaceae archaeon genome segment CTTAATCACCTGCTCCGCAACACCCTGCAGCGTCGCAGCCATCGCCGAAACCTTCAACTCGTCAGCTTCACTCATCGCCGAGACCACAGGCATACCGTCGCTCGAAACGACGGCCACCGCGTCAAGCGCGGGATTATCCCTCTTCATCTCCTCCAGAATCTGGCTCACAGCCTCGTACCTACCCTGCATAC includes the following:
- a CDS encoding roadblock/LC7 domain-containing protein; the protein is MQGRYEAVSQILEEMKRDNPALDAVAVVSSDGMPVVSAMSEADELKVSAMAATLQGVAEQVIKELRGGALRHLIVTSEGGTLIIKSVSRDFVLVMLVRLESKLGFALWQAEQASQKIGKILS